One window from the genome of Desulforhopalus sp. encodes:
- a CDS encoding AMIN domain-containing protein, whose amino-acid sequence MKWLAFLLVVFTGIIVGLSSAGFAASSGGVAIESISHAVVADNEEKLTFKLGAQVAPKIFTMKGDNPRLVLDFLNSSYAGKGNIPLPEGKLATTIRTGSHQAPEQKIRVVVDLAKNIAVRHTSEYSEADRILTVRLSADSKEQSSKEMLPAVKQEAVAPPLPVEKDAAVAKPATEKLTVEKPVIEKPVAEKAVADKPAVDKQAAGKLATEKPLSTAALPAEPEKKAASASTITPAAPSVPESPQLLNITFDDSSQKGEMVLFHLTGFLPPTVSAVEKDNPRVICDFPGIELSKGLQENILANGKYVQKISTAKHSKPEKVQVTLSLSPSRDYDLQQVFFKKDNLFVLIINELPAEKSAK is encoded by the coding sequence ATGAAATGGTTAGCATTTCTTCTCGTCGTTTTTACCGGAATCATTGTCGGGTTGTCTTCGGCAGGTTTTGCAGCGTCCTCGGGTGGGGTGGCAATCGAATCGATTTCCCATGCCGTGGTTGCCGACAATGAGGAGAAGTTGACCTTCAAGCTCGGGGCCCAGGTTGCCCCGAAGATTTTCACCATGAAGGGTGATAATCCTCGTTTGGTCCTTGATTTCCTTAATAGTTCGTATGCGGGCAAAGGAAACATTCCTCTTCCCGAAGGCAAATTGGCCACAACCATTCGTACCGGTTCGCATCAGGCTCCTGAACAGAAAATACGCGTGGTGGTAGATCTTGCCAAGAACATCGCCGTTCGTCATACCAGCGAGTATTCCGAGGCGGATCGTATTCTCACCGTACGGTTGTCTGCCGATTCGAAGGAGCAGTCTTCAAAAGAGATGTTGCCCGCCGTCAAGCAGGAAGCAGTGGCCCCGCCATTACCTGTTGAAAAAGACGCTGCGGTTGCCAAACCTGCCACTGAAAAACTCACCGTCGAAAAACCGGTGATTGAAAAACCTGTCGCGGAAAAGGCTGTGGCTGACAAACCCGCCGTTGACAAGCAAGCGGCCGGAAAATTGGCAACGGAGAAACCGCTATCGACCGCAGCTCTCCCTGCCGAACCGGAGAAGAAAGCGGCGTCGGCCTCAACTATAACTCCTGCCGCACCTTCCGTGCCAGAGAGCCCGCAGCTTCTTAATATAACCTTTGATGATTCCTCGCAAAAAGGCGAAATGGTACTTTTTCATCTCACCGGATTTCTTCCGCCAACCGTTTCTGCCGTGGAAAAAGACAATCCCAGAGTGATCTGTGATTTTCCCGGGATAGAACTCAGCAAAGGGCTGCAGGAAAACATCCTTGCCAACGGCAAATATGTCCAAAAGATAAGCACGGCAAAACACAGCAAACCGGAGAAGGTCCAGGTGACTCTCAGTCTCTCTCCCAGCAGGGACTATGATTTGCAGCAGGTATTCTTTAAAAAGGACAATCTCTTTGTCTTGATCATCAATGAATTGCCGGCGGAGAAATCAGCAAAGTAA